The following are encoded together in the Anoplopoma fimbria isolate UVic2021 breed Golden Eagle Sablefish chromosome 13, Afim_UVic_2022, whole genome shotgun sequence genome:
- the b3galt8 gene encoding beta-1,3-galactosyltransferase 2 yields MLRTYHWRLVKLLTVTAALLLSAHILLSRVTLGKHPPKPSPLPAEEYRLIAPETYEYVLNRPAVCGSGTRAPFLVFMVPVAPLEAAAREAVRKTWGGPGQEDTLTLFFVGLPEGGRESWLQAELEEESRTHADIIQVDFQDSYRNLTIKTVQMMSWLATYCPNASYGMKVDADVFVNVFYLLRRLRGSPRRGFITGSVISDGRPRRDSNSKWHLSEEQYPEDSFPPYVSGAGYVFSADLAPRITWASRFVRLIPLEDVYVGLCLRVLAVRPVYSLGLPTFRNLFEVRQLEYDRCTFSQLVIANGFKPSQLLHMWQDFSKGHSSC; encoded by the coding sequence ATGTTGAGAACTTATCACTGGAGGTTAGTGAAGTTACTCACCGTCACAGCCGCGCTCCTGCTGTCTGCTCACATCTTACTGAGTAGAGTAACGCTCGGTAAACATCCGCCAAAGCCAAGTCCCCTTCCTGCGGAGGAATACCGGCTCATAGCCCCTGAAACCTACGAGTACGTTCTCAACCGGCCCGCTGTGTGCGGGTCCGGAACCAGAGCCCCCTTCCTGGTTTTTATGGTCCCAGTTGCCCCTCTAGAGGCCGCGGCAAGGGAGGCAGTCAGGAAAACATGGGGCGGCCCGGGTCAGGAGGACACCCTCACTCTGTTCTTCGTGGGGCTCCCCGAGGGGGGGCGGGAGTCGTGGCTCCAGGccgagctggaggaggagagtagGACACACGCTGACATCATCCAGGTGGACTTCCAGGACAGTTACCGGAACCTGACAATCAAGACCGTGCAGATGATGAGCTGGCTGGCGACCTACTGCCCGAACGCCTCCTACGGCATGAAGGTGGACGCGGACGTCTTCGTGAACGTCTTCTACCTCCTCCGGAGACTGAGGGGCTCCCCGCGGCGGGGCTTCATCACGGGCTCGGTGATAAGCGACGGCCGACCGAGGAGGGACAGCAACAGCAAGTGGCACCTGTCGGAGGAGCAGTACCCGGAAGACAGCTTCCCCCCGTACGTGTCCGGAGCCGGGTACGTGTTCTCCGCGGACCTGGCCCCCAGGATCACCTGGGCGTCCAGGTTCGTGAGGTTGATCCCCCTGGAGGACGTCTACGTGGGGCTGTGTCTGCGGGTGCTGGCCGTCCGGCCCGTGTACTCCCTCGGCCTGCCGACCTTCAGGAACCTGTTCGAAGTTCGGCAGCTGGAGTACGACCGGTGCACTTTCTCCCAACTGGTCATCGCAAACGGGTTTAAGCCGTCCCAGCTGCTGCACATGTGGCAGGACTTCTCCAAAGGCCACAGCAGCTGCTGA